The Cupriavidus sp. EM10 genome includes a region encoding these proteins:
- a CDS encoding cytochrome c-type biogenesis protein, with protein MSDAELDARVHALSQQLRCLVCQNQTLADSNADLAVDLRRQMRAQLAQGASDTAIKEYLVQRYGDFVLYDPPFKRSTWLLWLGPFGLLVGVAGWLWWRWRRLPSPRPLSRLRERGANRRERGASQRERLLEAFGAAARQAAGTATAK; from the coding sequence CTGTCCGACGCGGAACTGGATGCCCGCGTCCACGCGCTGTCGCAGCAGCTGCGCTGCCTGGTGTGCCAGAACCAGACGCTGGCCGACTCGAACGCCGATCTGGCGGTCGACCTGCGGCGGCAGATGCGCGCGCAACTGGCACAGGGCGCCAGCGATACGGCCATCAAGGAATACCTGGTGCAGCGCTATGGTGATTTTGTGCTTTACGATCCGCCGTTCAAGCGGTCGACGTGGTTGCTTTGGTTGGGGCCGTTTGGATTGTTGGTGGGGGTGGCTGGCTGGCTTTGGTGGAGATGGAGGCGCCTGCCCTCACCCCGGCCCCTCTCCCGCTTGCGGGAGAGGGGAGCAAACCGGCGGGAGAGGGGAGCGAGCCAGCGGGAGAGGCTGCTCGAGGCCTTCGGCGCGGCGGCGCGGCAGGCAGCCGGCACCGCCACGGCGAAATAG
- a CDS encoding LysR family transcriptional regulator has product MDDGLGQYENDGHPPRTAGRRAAQEGAAAQASRRRPARPPAREPPRPLPLRHINTTHLRRFVMLMQHESAIAAERHTGIRAACIHYAIRRLEDRLGTTLFLREAASMQPTAAARRLYPCAIRLLSMWDTLVAESAAASKRAIRHPSGGAGQTS; this is encoded by the coding sequence TTGGATGACGGCCTTGGCCAGTACGAAAATGACGGACACCCACCACGCACCGCCGGACGCCGCGCCGCTCAGGAGGGCGCCGCAGCGCAGGCGTCTCGCCGTCGCCCTGCCCGTCCGCCCGCCCGAGAGCCACCACGCCCCCTGCCCCTCCGGCATATCAATACCACCCACCTGCGCCGCTTCGTCATGCTCATGCAGCACGAATCCGCCATCGCGGCGGAGCGCCACACGGGCATCCGTGCGGCCTGCATCCACTACGCGATCCGCCGGCTCGAAGACCGGCTCGGCACCACGCTGTTCCTGCGCGAAGCCGCGTCGATGCAGCCCACGGCCGCGGCGCGCCGGCTGTATCCGTGCGCCATCCGGCTGCTGTCGATGTGGGACACCCTGGTGGCCGAATCCGCCGCCGCCAGCAAAAGGGCCATCCGGCACCCATCGGGTGGCGCGGGACAAACATCGTAG